TCAGCCTGCTGCTGGTGGCGGTCAGCTGGGGGCTGATTGGCTGGGAGCGGTTTGCTTGAATCCAACCCGGCAAGGCAGGAGGCATAAAGGGATCGCAAAGCCGCGAAGGGCTAGAATCGCGGGCAAGCCCGCTCCCACTGGCCGAGCTACGGCTGAGTAGGCTGGTGGCTATACCGAGAAGGATGAGCCGCAGCCGCAGGTGGTGCTGGCGTTGGGGTTGCGGATGACGAACTGGGCCCCTTGCAGGCCCTCGGTGAAGTCCACCTCGGCCCCCATCAGGTACTGCATGCTCATCGGATCCACCAGCAGTTTGACGCCGTCGGTGATCACCTCGGTATCGCCCTCGGTGATGTTTTCGTCGAAGGTGAAGCCGTACTGAAAACCGGAACAACCGCCGCCCTGGATGTAGATGCGCAGCATCAGGTCCGGGTTGCCTTCCTCCTCGATCAGGCCGGCCACCTTGTGCGCCGCGGCCTGGGTGAAGACCAGCGGGGCCTCTTCGTTGCTGACTGCTTGTTCGGACATGATTACACCTCAAATGATCAATGGTTCGGCTTGCATAGGGTCTGCCTTAGGGCCATTATTCAATAACCGACAAAAAAGATCAAGAATGGACCTGCCGCAGTTTTTTCTCCGCAGCGGCTGCTCCCGCCCCTGCCGCCTGCTCGTCCTGGGCCGGGTTGGGCCTGGGGCTTGCGGCCTGGTCGGCGGCGGGCTCGGCCTCTTCACCGGTGCGCACCAGCTGACCATTGACCACCGAGCCCATCATCATCTCCAGAAAACGGTAATACACGGTGCCGTTGATGCTGGCCTTGCTGGCCAATTCCACCCGGTTGGAGGCGTGGACATCGCCCTGCACCTCGCCATTGAGCACGGCATTGGGCACATGGATATCGCCATGGATCTCGCCCAGCTCGCTCAGCACCAGGGTGCTCTTGTCGTCCTGCTCGGCGCTGATCGCCCCCAGCACCCGGCCGTCCACATGCAGCCCGCCCTGGAAATGCACATCGCCACGCACCTCGGTGCCCTTGCCAATCACCGTGTCTATCTTCGGCAGCTTGCCGGTCTTTTTGTTCCAGCCAAACATCCTCATTCTCCCCGTGTTGTTATGCTTGCATCTGCCCGGCCGGGATGGCGTCAGGGCAGCATCCCGGCACCCTGCAGACCCAGCCGCTCCTCCAGCCCCAGCATCAGGTTCATGTTCTGGATCGCCTGACCGGCCGCCCCCTTGACCAGGTTGTCGATCACCGAGAGCACCACCAGGGTAGCGCCGTCCTGGGGCTGGTGGATGGCCATCTGGCAGTTGTTCACCCCGCGCACGCTGCGCGTCTCGGGATGACTGCCGGCGGGCAGCACGTCAACAAAGGGCTCGTCCCGGTAGCGCTGTTCAAACACCTCTTGCAGGTCCACAGCCTCGGCCTTGAGGCGGGCGTAGAGGGTGGCGTGAATACCGCGAATCATGGGGATCAGGTGGGGCACGAAGGTCAGGCCCACCTCTGCGCCAAGCAGTTGCGCCAGGGTCTGGCGGATCTCCGGCAGATGGCGATGCCCCTGCCCGGCCAGGCCGTAGGCCTTGAAGCTCTCGCCGCATTCGCCCATCAGGGTGGCCACGCTGGCCTTGCGCCCGGCCCCGCTGACCGCCGATTTGCAGTCGGCGATGAGGCTGTCGCTGTCGATCAGCCCGGCCTCCAGCAGCGGCAGATAGCCCAGGGTGACGGCGGTGGGATAACAGCCGGGGTTGGCCACCAGACGGGCGGCGGCGATGGCCGAGCGGTTCAGCTCCGGCAGGCCATAGACCGCCTCTGACAGCAGCTCGGGACAGGCATGGGGCATGCCGTACCACTGCTGCCAGAGGTCCGCGTCCTTGAGGCGGAAGTCGGCGGCCAGGTCCACGACCTTGCAGCCGACCTGTAATAACTGCGGCACCATCTCCATGGCGGTGCCGTTGGGGGTGGCGAAAAAGACCAGATCGCAGTCGCTCAGCCGCTGCACGTCGGGCTCGCTGAAGCGCAGATCGACCAGCCCGCGCAGGCTGGGGAACATCTCACTGACCGCCAGCCCTGCCTCGCCACGGGAGGTGATCACCACAGGTCGCGCCTGGGGGTGCAGGGCCAACAGCCGCAACAGCTCGACCCCGGTGTAGCCGGTACCGCCGACCAGACCAATCTTGAACATTCTGCTTATCTCCTCAATTCATCGGACAGGCCAGATGGCCCTTGCGTGTCGCTTTATCCGGGCTGCGGGGCATGATATCAGAGTCCCAGTCCGTGTTATCATCCCCGCCCATCGTTCTACAGGGCATGACACCCATGGGCTATTTCTGGCTGAAGACCTTTCACATTGTCTTTCTTGTTTCCTGGTACGCGGGCCTGTTCTACCTGCCCCGGCTGTTTGTCCACCACGCCATGAGCGAGGATGCCGCCACCCGTGAGCGACTGGAGATCATGGAGCGCAAGCTGTTCTGGTTCATCACCCCCTGGGCCGTGCTCACCGTTGTGCTGGGCCTACTGCTGAGCATGTACACCGGCTGGGGTGGTGGCTGGCTGCACCTGAAGACCAGCCTGGTGGTCCTGCTGCTGCTGTTCCACTTCTGGTGCTGGCGGCTGATGCGGGAGTTTCGCGGCCCGGGCAACCCGCACAGCCACGTCTGGTTCCGCTGGTTCAATGAATTCCCTTTGCTGATCCTGGTGGCCGCCGTCTATCTGGTGGTCTTCAAGCCCTTCTGAGCCCATGGCCAGGAAGACCCCACCCAAGATGCCGCGCTGGCTGATGGGCCAGGACCCCAGCTCCAGGCGGGACGACCTGCATTACCTTGGCCACCTGCAACCACCGCGCTTTTTCGCCCGCTGGTGCTTTGGCCCGCCCCGGCCCAAACCGAAGAACCCGGATGAGGTATTCATCGAGGACGGCGAGGGTGATCTGGTACACATCTACGATTTTCTCTGGATCGACGACCCGCTGGAACCGGACGAGCTTGAGCCGCTGCTGCAACAGGCGATAGACGCCATCGACCAGTGGCTGGAGAACAACGCCGCCCCGCCCAGCCGCTGAAAGCCATCAGCGGTCGGCTGGGTGTAGCACGAATGGAGCGCAGCGCCGTCCTGGGCCTGTCGAAGGACGCAATCCGGGGTTGATTATCTACTTGCCCCCTAAGCTATCACTCTTCTGCAACACATCCACCCGCGAGGGCTTGAGGAAGTCCGCCCCGGTGGGGGTCAGATGGGCCTCAAAGGCGGCCTTGATGCGCTGGTAGAGCGCGGCATCGATGCGGTGCTGGGTGTGGGTCACATTGAGCATACGCTGCTCGAACTCCTGCCAGTCGGCGAAATGACCGGGGGACTCGAAGAAATACTGACCCTGATGCACAAACAGCCCCTGCCGCACCGCCTGACAGAGGGCCTCGAAGGCCTGCTGGCGCACCTGCTGCTCGTCGTTGAACAGGCTCATGATGGCATTGAACTCCCCGGCATAGACCGGCTCGGAGACATAGACCAGGCCGCCGGGCCTGAGCACCCGGTACAGCTCGGCAAAGCCTGGGGCCATCTGCTCCGCCGGTACATGGTGCAGGGACTTGAGCATGATGGCGATGTCCACCGAGCCATCCTCCAGCGGCACCGACTCCATGCCGGCATAGATGAAACGCACCTGGGGCAGGTCATCGATGGCCAGGTTCCTGTCGTGCTGGATGCGGTCCACCTCGGTGGCGATCACCTCGGCCACGGCGAAATCCTCGGCCAGCCGACGGGTCATCCAGGCGCGGCCACAGCCCAGCTCCAGCACCCGGGCACCGGCCAGGGGCAGGAGTTCGGCCATCAGCTGCAACTCGGTGGCCTGGCGGTAGGCGGCGGGGTCGCGTGGATACAGGCTGGGCGCTGTATTGGACGGCTGGATGGGGGTTGGCATCGTCATTTGCTCGGGCATTTTTGCAGGAAAGCTGTCAGAATAGGCGCGAATTATCCATTTTTTTTGGCCCCTTGTCTCAGGGAGCGACCCATGACCGACACCAATAACCCAGCCAACAACCCCGAGGTTGTCCACATCGATGGCGAGGCCATTCGCCTGGAGGACCTGGTGGAAGACTACAAGACCCTGTCCGAGCAGGTCGAATTGCTCAAGCGCAGCAACAAGAAGGCGGTGCGCCGTTACCGCCGGGAGATGGCCCTGCGCCCCTATCAGGCAGAACTGATCCGTCTGCAGCAGTACCTGGAAGAGCACCACAGCCGGATGATCATCCTGTTCGAGGGGCGCGATGCCTCCGGCAAGGGCGGCACCATCCGCCGCGTTACCCGCTACATGAACGAAAAGCACTACCGGGTGGTGGCGCTGGGCAAGCCCACCGAGGAACAGCGCACCCAATGGTTCTTCCAGAAATACGTCGGCCAGATGCCGCGCGGCGGCGAGGTGGTGCTGTTCGACCGCAGTTGGTACAACCGCGCCATGGTGGAGCCGGTATTCGGCTTCTGTAGCCAGGAGGAGTACGACAACTTCATGATCGGGGTGACGGGCTTCGAGAAGGACCTGGTGCGCCAGGGCACCATACTGATCAAGATCTACTTTTCGGTGACCAAGGAAGAACAGGCCCGCCGCTTTGAACGGCGCAAGAACGACCCCCTGCGGCAGTGGAAGTTGAGCGAAATCGACGTCCAGGCCCAGGACCGCTGGGACGAATTCACCCAGCAGAAATACGACATGCTCAAGCGCACCCACACCACCCACGCGCCCTGGACCATCATCCGCTCCAACGACAAGCACCTGGCACGGGTCAACGTCATGAAGGTAATCCTCAACAGCGTGCCCTACGAGCGCCTGAACCCGGAACTGGACTTCGTCCCTGACCCCGAGATTGTGGTATCCGGCTCCCGCGAACTGGAGATGATGGAGGCCCAGCGCCTGCGTTCGGGTAAGTTTGTCGGCTAACGGAGGACAGAGGACGGAGGACAGAGGGCAGGGCTAGATGGTTTTTTTGCGGGCATTGGCGGCTGCCGCCGTTCATGGCAAAGGCCTCAAATCCCCCTCAATCCCCCTTTGATAAAGGGGGAAGCCAATAACAGCCCTCGGTGAGGGCCTCAAATCCCCCCTTTGACAAAGGGGGAGGCCAAGTGCTGTCCCCGATAAGGGGCCTTTGCGCCTCATTCTTCTCTGCGTCCTGATGTTTTTTTCGGCTTCTCACGCCCCAGGCTCAATCCGGGTCGCGGGCCAGGCGAATGCCCAGGTGCGCCACCTGGTTTGACGCCGGAGAACTGCTGCGCCGGGTCAGTTTCATGCTGTCCGCCGGTTTGTTAAAGGCCCCGCCCCGGACCACCCGCTGATCACAGCCGGCAAACTCCAGGGCGCTGCCATCGGCGGCGGCGTCCAGATAGCCCTTTCGATAGCAGTCCTGCACCCATTCTTGCACATTTCCTGCCGTGCTATGCAGGCCGAAGGGGTTGACCTTGAAGGTCTCCACCGGCGCGGGCGAGCGGCGGTCGTACTGGCTGTTGCAGTTGAAACAGTTGGCGTTGTTCTTACCTGGCTCGTAGCCCCACCAGTAGGGCGATTCGCGCCCCCCGCCGGCGGCGTATTCCCATTCCGCCTCGGTCGGCAGGCGGTAGTTTTTGCCGGTGCGCTGGCTCAGCCAGCGGGCCAGGGCCTGGGCGTCTTCCCAGCTGACATTGATCACCGGCATGGAGCCTCGGCCCCAGCCGTTATCGTCCGGCAGGGGGCGGCCCGTGGCCTGGGCAAAGCGGTCGTAGAGGGCAAAGCTGACCTCGCTGCGGCCGATCAGGTAGGGCTTGAGACTGACCTCATGATAGGGGCTTTCCTCAACGATCACGCCGGTACGGTTGCCCATCATGAAGCTGCCGCCCTGCAGGGCGACCAGGGCATAGCCAGCCTCGGGGTCTTCGTGGATGCGGTTGCCGTCGCTGCGCACCTTGATCGGATCGAGATCCTCGCTCTGCGCGGCCTCGACCTGCTGCTCAACCGGTCCTGTGGCGGGCTTGGGTTTGGGCCTCCTGGCCGCCGGGTTCGGGCTGGGCCGGGGCGGCGGGGCGCTCTGCGCGATGGGCTGGGGTGGGGTGACCGAGGGCGGCCTGGGGCCTGCCAGCAGGCGCGAGAACAGCTCGCTTCCGCCCATGCCCAGGGCGACCAGCTCCAGTACCAGTAGGCAGGCCCCGGCACCCAGGGCGGCACCCTTGAACAGGGCGGATGATTTACCGGAAGAAGAGTAAACCACCGCGCCCTGGCTGTCCGACTCCAGCTTGTCCAGAATCACCGCTGCCCGGGATTCGGCCTGCAAGCGGTCCTCCTCGGCCTTCTGTCGGCGCTCTTCGGCCGTTTGCAGGGCCTGTTTCAGGCCATCGAGTTCGGCGTTGAGCTGTTCGATCAGGCCGTTCTTGTCCTCCACCTCGTCCTCGATCAGACGCCCCTGCTGGTTGGCCTGCTCCAGCTCCTGATGCAGTTCCTTGGTGGTCTTGCGCAGGCTTTCCACTTCCTGCCGCAGGGCCTGGTGTTCGACCATGTCCACCTTGCCGGTGGCCAGGCGCACCTTTTCCTCATGGGCGCTGGACAGCGCCCCCTGGAGTTCTTTGATCTTGGATGTGTAGGGTTCTTTGTCTGTCATTTACTGTGAAACTCGCGAATTACGGCTTGTTTTTTTGATTACCCCTGTATCTCAGCCATGCAGCCTGCCCCTGGTGGTTGCGCGGCGGCCACGGGCCGCCCTATTCGATGGGCTGAGATTTGTGGGTAATCAGGTATTCTTTAACTGGCTCAGCTCTTCTTCCAGCTCCAGGCGGGCGCTGACCTCGGCGTCCAGGGCCAGTTCGGCCTGGGCCAGCTCCTTGCGCAGGCGGTCGGCCTCTTCTTCCAGCTCGCGGTTGCCCGCCGCCGGTTTGGTTCCCTGTTTGAGGGCCTTGCGCAATTCGTCCACCTCTTGCTCCAGCAGCAGCTTTTCCTCCAGATAGCCCTTGACCTGCTCGCGCAGGGCCTCGTCGCCCTCGCTGCATTCCGAGCGGGCCTGTTTCAGGGCCTGCTTGAGCTGGGCGATCTCCTCCCGCGCCCTGGCCAGCTCACCCGCCTGACCCGGCCCTGCGCCTGCGCTCTTTTTCAGCTCCAACAGCTCGGTGAGCACCCCGGAGTGGTCCTTGCGCGCCTGCTCCAGGGCGTCATGCAGGCTGCTGATCTCGGCCAGGCGCTTTTCCTCCTGGTCGTTCATCTCCTGCTGCATCTTGCTCAACTGCTGGCGCAGCTTGTCCACCAGCACCTGTAATTTGTCCCGGTCATCACAGCCGGGGGCCGCCCCTATGTCTTCCTCGGCCTTGCCCTCGTCTGCCTGACCAAACTCACCGCCGGGCACCATCTGCAGGCCCTTGTCCAGCACCGTGGCCTGAATCCCCTTGCTGGCCAGCAGATAGGCCGCAGCGTGGCTGGTGCGGCCATCCTGACAACAGACCACATAATGGCTGTCGAGGTCGAGCTTGTCGATCTGGAAGCGCAGCTGATTAAAGGGGATGTTGATGGCACCCTGCAGGTGGCCCTTGGCAAAGGCGGCCGCTTCACGCACATCCAGCCAGCGGGCACCCCCTTCATCCACCTTGGCCTTGGCCTGGTTGAAGCCGAAGGGCTTGGTCACCGGCTCCTTGATCAGCTCGACGAAGTTTTTCTTGCTCAGGCGCAGCAGGCGGCCGTCGTCCAGCATGGTGACATTGGCGCTGCGCTTGTTGCCGGCCAGCAGGGCATCCTCGCCGAAGCTGGCCCCCGGCCCCAGCCGCGCCAGCTCCACCGGGGGGTTGCCGTCGCCCATGTCGCGGTCCACCCGGCAGTGGCCCCGGTTGATCAGATAGAAGTAGTCGCCCTCCTCGCCCTGGTGGATGACCACATCGCCCTTTTTTACCTGATGCTCTTCCATGCACATCATGACGCGCTGGATGTTGCCCGGCGGGATCAGCTGAAACACCCGTGAACGCAGCAGCTGACTCATCCAGTCGTCATCGGCCTCGTCCGGCTCATCCACCAGGATACTGTCGGCCAGGCCGCTGTCGTTCAGCCCGCTGTCGCTGGCGCTCTCCGGGGATTGGGCCAGCTCCAGCTTGCGGCTGTCGATGCGCAGGATCTGAATCCGCTCGGCGGCGCGGGCGCTGACCTTGCGCGGAAAACGGTGGCCGATGGGGAACTTGGCCTGCACCGAGCCGGCCTGCAGCAGGTCATCATCGCCCTCCTCTTCTTGCAGCTGAACACGCCCGGAAAGCAGATAGAAATGCAGCTTTTTCTCGTCCCCGCGCTGAAACAGCAGGGTCCCCTTCTGCGCAGTAAAGACTTCTACATGGGGCAACAGCAGGGCCATACCCTCGTCGGACAGGGTATTGAGGGGGATGAAGCGCTTGAGGCTTTCGGGATCGATTTTTGTCTCTTCCGCCATTCAATCCACCTTGCTTGGGGATCTGTTGTTGTGCCGTTTGACCCCAGGCGTTGACCCCAGGCCGCGTTTTCTGGAAATATACTCAATAAGCGACTATAACGCACTTATTATTATTGATTATTTGCTGCCAGATACCAGCATTCAGTCTTGGCCGCTGGCAGGTTCAAGGCCGCAGGATCAGTCGGCCGTCACGCTGCACCAGTTCCAGGGAGCGCAGAAAGCTCATCCCCAACAATACCTGATCCCCCGGCATGTTGGGCATGATAACCCCAGACACCCCGGTTTTGACAATGGGCCCCAGCCGCACCTCATCCAAGCGGGTGCGCCAGGCCTGCACGCGGCCGTTGGCAGTGATGCTCTGAATCACCCCGCCAGGCTTGAGGCCAAGCCGCTGGGCAAGCCCCTGTGGCACAGCCACACTGGTTGCACCTGTGTCCAGCAAAAACAGTACCGGATGGCCATTGATCTGGCCCGGAGCCAGGTAGTGTCCGGCCCGGTTGCGCTTGAGCACCACCCCCACCTCGCCCTGCAGCCGCTGCAACTCCTGATTGGGATTGCTGAATTCATCCAGCCGCGCCTGAAACAGCCAGGTGAGCAGGCCCAGCAGCAATGCCCAGGCGGCGATGATCATGCCCTTGCCGATGCCGCCAGTCACCATCAGACGGCCACCATCAGCTGGTGATCTTGCGGTAGATGTCGGAGACCTTCAGCGGCAGGCGGCTGACCTCGTCGATCACGGCAAAGTTGGCCTTGCCGTACATGTGCGCCAGGTAGTTCTTGCCGGTCTTGTCGATGGTGATGCAGTAGGCGTGCACGCCCTGGCGATGGGCCTCGTAGAGGGCCATGCGGGTGTCTTCGATGCCGTAATCGCCGCGGTATTCCAGGTCGTAGTCATCGGGTTTGCCGTCGGACAGGGTGACCAGCAGCTTGACCCGTGCCTGCACCTGATTGAGCAGGCCCGAGAGGTGGCGGATGGCCGGGCCCATGCGGGTGTAGTCACGCGCCTGCATGGCGCAGATGCGGCCCTTGACCGCCTCGCTCAGGGGCTCGTCGAAGCCCTTGACCTTGAACACCTCGCAGCGCTTGCGCCCCCAGCCGGAAAAGCCGTAGATGGCGTAGCGGTCACCGAGGACCTCCAGCGCCTCGGCGAGCAGGATCAGCGACTCACGCTCGGCCTGGTTGATCCAGCCCTTGGTGGAGCCGGACAGATCGACCATCAACATCACCGCGATGTTGCGCTCCTCCCGCTGCAGCCGGGTGAACAGGCGGTCGCTCAGCTCCAGGCCGGAGCGCATGTCGGCCCAGCCGTCCACCAGGGCGTCGATGTCTATGCCCTCGCCATGGGGCTGGCGCCTGAGCAGCCGGTCCTCGCCGCGCAGGGCCTCGAAGGTGCGGCGCAGATGGCCGACGATGTAGCGGTAGCGGGTCAGGGTCTGGCGGTAGAAGTCGGTATCGCCGGGATCGATGCTGTGCTCGCGCACCACGCACCAGTTCTTGCGGTAATGCTGGCGGCGGAAGTCCCACTCGTTGTAGAGCGAGGCACCTTCCTCGTGATAGGTGCCGGACCAGACCTCATCCACGCCGCTGGGGTCCTTGCGGTACTGGCTGAGGTCATACTCACCCTCCCCCGCCGGATGCAGATAGTCCTCCGGCAGCTCGCCCAGGTCCAGCAGCACCGAGCTCATCATCGCCGCCACGTCATCCGGCGGCGGCAGGGGCTTGCCGTCGAGCATGATCTCCTTGGGCAGCTCCTCCGGAGCCAATTCAGTACCCTGCTCGGTACGGGTTCGGCGCAGCTCGAAGCGGTCATCGTCACGGCGCGCCCTGCCCTCCTGCTCCAGCTGATCCAGCACCTCGGCCAGGCGCACGCGGATCATCACCTTCTCCCGCTCGATGCGCTCGCGCTTGCGTGCCTCGATCAGCTCCGGCCGGAACACCCCCTGATAGCACACCGGCACTACCTCCAGGCCAGGATAAAACCTTGCCACCGCCGCCAGGCTGTCAAAGGCGGTGGCGCTGGGCTCGGCCAGCTGGGGCGGGCAGTCGGCCTCGACATCCCCCAGCCAGTGGCGCAGCTGCAACATGCGCCGATGCAGGCCGGGCAGCTCGCGGGCGAGGCAGGCATCCAGGCGCAGGCGCTCAAAATGGTGATAGAGAAACTGCGCCCTCTGGGGGTCATCGAAGGGGGCAAAGACTTCAGCGAAATCCGGCCGCAGGCTGCCGAAGCGGGTCTGCGCCCAGAGGTGGGTGGCCGTGGCCTTGTACAGCAGAAAGTTCCGCTCCGGGTCGTGCAGCCGCGCCACGACCTGGGGCAAGAATAGGGTCTCGCCATCGGTCCAGGCCAGCTCGTCCTGTTCGATCCGTAGCCTGCGGCCAGACAGGCCGCGCAGAAAGGAGCCAAGCACCCCCTGACAGTCTTCCAGGTAGGCACCGAAACGGCGCTCATGGGCACTGGCGACAAAGCCCTCGGGATTGCGGATCACCGCCAGGGCCGGGGCCAGGCCGGCGCTGTCGTAGCGGTCCATGGCCAGGTGGGTCCAATCACGGATCATGGCAGGCTCCATCAATTCCAGGGCCTGGCCTGCGCGGCGGGCGAACTGATGCGCCAGCTCGATATTGGTCGCCGCCACCCGCCGCACCAGCTCCAGCACAAAGGACTGCTGCGCTTGCCCCAACCGCGCCAGCTCGGCGGCCAGGGCCTCGACGCGGATGAAGCTGAACTCCGTCTCCAGCCAGTCATCCAGTAAGGAAATAATCTCCTGCTCAGTCAACCGGGGGGGCATAGGGGCCTCTGTTGGCTTGGGTGTAAGTATCGGGCTATCAGCCTTTTTCAACTCTGCGCTCGTTCGCGTTCCGTGCATCCTTTTTGCGTTCCAGATTCAAGGAGCGACTCAAATCTTCCCCCTTCGCCAAAGGGGGGCCGGGGGGATTTCCTCACCCCCCCCCTTTATCAAAGGGGGGCCGGGGGGGATTTCCTCAATCCCCCTTTTGCAAAGGGGGAGGCCAAGTTTCTCCCCAAAAGGGTAAGTGGGCCTAAGGGTCCGGGTGGTCAAGCCCCGGCTTTATCCGGGTTAGGCACCGGCAGGGCATTATCCTCCCCGTCTTCCGCGCCCAGTTCCACCTTTTCGATCCGCTCGAAGCGGCGGCTGATCTTTTCTGCCGAGCTGTGGATCTCGCTTACGTCCCTGCCGGCCTGGTCGATGTGGCGGGCCAGGTTATCCATGCGCTTGCGGAAGCGGGCGAAGTCCTGCGACAGGCCGTTGAGGTGATCCTGGATGACATGTACCTGCTGGCGCGTTTCCGCATCCTTGAGTACCGCCCGCGCCGTGGTCAGTACCGCCATCAGGGTGGTGGGCGAGACCAGCCAGACGCGCCGGGCATGGGCCTCCTCCACCAGTTCGGGGAAGCGGCCGTGGATCTCGGCAAATACCGCCTCGGCGGGAATGAACATCACCGCGCCCTCGGCGGTCTCACCAGGGATCAGGTACCGGCTGGCGATGTCGTGGATGTGTTTGCGGATATCACGCCGGAACTGCCCGGCCGCCAGCTCGCGCTGGGCCGGGGTCTGGGCCTCGTCGCTCAGCCTCCTGTAGCCCTCCAGGGGAAACTTGGCATCGATCGGCACATTGCCGGTGGGATCGGGCAGATGCAACATGCAGTCCACCCGGTTACCGTTACTGAGGCTGTATTGCAGAGAGAAGTTGCGCTCGGGGATCAGGTTGCGGATCAGGCCATTGAGCTGGATCTCGCCAAAGGCCCCGCGTGAGCGCTTGTCCGATAGCACCTCTTGCAGGCTGACGACATTGCTGGACAGCTCGGCGATGCGCTTTTGCGCCTCGTCGATGCGGCTCAGGTGTTGCAGCACCTGGGCGAAGGTGGCGGTGGTCTTCTCGAAGCCCTCGTTGAGGCGCTGCTCCACTTGCTGGCTGATCTCGCCCAGACGCTGTTCGGTGGTCTGTCTGAGCTGCTGCATTTGCCGCCCCAGCTCTTCGTTATTGCGCGACAGGCCCTCGCCCAGCTGGCGGCCGCTGCTCTCCAGGCCCTGTTGCAGGGCCTGCTGCAACTGCAGAGACTGGGCCGATTGACGCTGCTCAACCTGCTCGCGGTGCTCGGCAAAGGCCCGTTGCAAGGTCGCCTGCAACGCCGCCAGGGCCTCCTGCTGCTGAATTCGGCTCTCCGCCAGCTGGCCGCTGGTGTGCCGCTCCAGCTGATCGAAGCGCTCCACCAGGCCCAGCTGGATATCCCCCAGGCGCTGTTCGAACAGCCGCGCCAGCTCACTGCCCTGGGCCATGAAGCCCTTCTGCAGGCGCAGCATGGCGCGCAGCTGCAATTCCTTCTGCGCCTCCAGGCCCTGACCCAGGCCCTGCAGCTGGCCTTGCAGATTGCGCAGGCGCAGGCC
This is a stretch of genomic DNA from gamma proteobacterium SS-5. It encodes these proteins:
- a CDS encoding nitric oxide reductase activation protein encodes the protein MPPRLTEQEIISLLDDWLETEFSFIRVEALAAELARLGQAQQSFVLELVRRVAATNIELAHQFARRAGQALELMEPAMIRDWTHLAMDRYDSAGLAPALAVIRNPEGFVASAHERRFGAYLEDCQGVLGSFLRGLSGRRLRIEQDELAWTDGETLFLPQVVARLHDPERNFLLYKATATHLWAQTRFGSLRPDFAEVFAPFDDPQRAQFLYHHFERLRLDACLARELPGLHRRMLQLRHWLGDVEADCPPQLAEPSATAFDSLAAVARFYPGLEVVPVCYQGVFRPELIEARKRERIEREKVMIRVRLAEVLDQLEQEGRARRDDDRFELRRTRTEQGTELAPEELPKEIMLDGKPLPPPDDVAAMMSSVLLDLGELPEDYLHPAGEGEYDLSQYRKDPSGVDEVWSGTYHEEGASLYNEWDFRRQHYRKNWCVVREHSIDPGDTDFYRQTLTRYRYIVGHLRRTFEALRGEDRLLRRQPHGEGIDIDALVDGWADMRSGLELSDRLFTRLQREERNIAVMLMVDLSGSTKGWINQAERESLILLAEALEVLGDRYAIYGFSGWGRKRCEVFKVKGFDEPLSEAVKGRICAMQARDYTRMGPAIRHLSGLLNQVQARVKLLVTLSDGKPDDYDLEYRGDYGIEDTRMALYEAHRQGVHAYCITIDKTGKNYLAHMYGKANFAVIDEVSRLPLKVSDIYRKITS
- a CDS encoding DNA recombination protein RmuC, producing MPLLTPMRIEFTLEMLLLLGLTGLALALLLFCWGQGLRLRNLQGQLQGLGQGLEAQKELQLRAMLRLQKGFMAQGSELARLFEQRLGDIQLGLVERFDQLERHTSGQLAESRIQQQEALAALQATLQRAFAEHREQVEQRQSAQSLQLQQALQQGLESSGRQLGEGLSRNNEELGRQMQQLRQTTEQRLGEISQQVEQRLNEGFEKTTATFAQVLQHLSRIDEAQKRIAELSSNVVSLQEVLSDKRSRGAFGEIQLNGLIRNLIPERNFSLQYSLSNGNRVDCMLHLPDPTGNVPIDAKFPLEGYRRLSDEAQTPAQRELAAGQFRRDIRKHIHDIASRYLIPGETAEGAVMFIPAEAVFAEIHGRFPELVEEAHARRVWLVSPTTLMAVLTTARAVLKDAETRQQVHVIQDHLNGLSQDFARFRKRMDNLARHIDQAGRDVSEIHSSAEKISRRFERIEKVELGAEDGEDNALPVPNPDKAGA